The following is a genomic window from Lysinibacillus sp. G4S2.
CGAAGGTGGGATAGATGATTGGGGTGAAGTCGTAACAAGGTAGCCGTATCGGAAGGTGCGGCTGGATCACCTCCTTTCTAAGGATATTTTCGGAATACAAACCTAGGGTTTGTAAGATTACGTTTTGCGTTCAGTTTTGAAGGTTCATTCTTACGAATGAAATACTTCAAAACTTGTTCTTTGAAAACTGGATAAAACGACATTGAAATTGTAACAAACACATTTATTTTTTAAGTTTTTTTATAGGCTTAATAACTTGGTTAAGTTATTAAGGGCGCACGGCGAATGCCTTGGCACTAGGAGCCGAAGAAGGACGGCACTAACACCGATATGCTTCGGGGAGCTGTAAGTGAGCTTTGATCCGGAGATTTCCGAATGGGGGAACCCACTACGTTTAATCGCGTAGTATCTTGACGTGAATTCATAGCGTCTTGAAGGCAGACCCAGGGAACTGAAACATCTAAGTACCTGGAGGAAGAGAAAGAAAAATCGATTCCCTGAGTAGCGGCGAGCGAAACGGGAAGAGCCCAAACCAAGAGGCTTGCCTCTTGGGGTTGTAGGACACTCTATACGGAGTTACAAAAGAGCGAGTTAGATGAAGCGACTTGGAAAGGTCCGCCAGAGCAGGTAAAAGCCCTGTAGTCGAAAGTTCGTTCTCTCCTGAGTGGATCCTGAGTACGGCGGAACACGTGAAATTCCGTCGGAATCCGGGAGGACCATCTCCCAAGGCTAAATACTACCTAGTGACCGATAGTGAACCAGTACCGTGAGGGAAAGGTGAAAAGCACCCCGGAAGGGGAGTGAAAGAGATCCTGAAACCGTGTGCCTACAAGTAGTTAGAGCCCGTTAATGGGTGATAGCGTGCCTTTTGTAGAATGAACCGGCGAGTTACGATTACGTGCGAGGTTAAGCTTTAGAAGGCGGAGCCGCAGCGAAAGCGAGTCTGAATAGGGCGAATTAGTACGTGGTCGTAGACCCGAAACCAGGTGATCTACCCATGTCCAGGGTGAAGGTGAGGTAACACTTACTGGAGGCCCGAACCCACGCACGTTGAAAAGTGCGGGGATGAGGTGTGGGTAGCGGAGAAATTCCAATCGAACTTGGAGATAGCTGGTTCTCTCCGAAATAGCTTTAGGGCTAGCCTCGTGATGAGAATACTGGAGGTAGAGCACTGTTTGGACTAGGGGGCCATCCCGGTTTACCGAATTCAGACAAACTCCGAATGCCAGATATTTATACACGGGAGTCAGACTGCGAGTGATAAGATCCGTAGTCAAAAGGGAAACAGCCCAGACCACCAGCTAAGGTCCCAAAGTAATCGTTAAGTGGAAAAGGATGTGGCGTTGCACAGACAACCAGGATGTTGGCTTAGAAGCAGCCATCATTTAAAGAGTGCGTAATAGCTCACTGGTCGAGTGACGCTGCGCCGAAAATGTATCGGGGCTAAACGATTCACCGAAGCTGTGGATTGACATCTATGATGTCAGTGGTAGGAGAGCGTTCTAAGTGCGTTGAAGTCAGATCGGAAGGACTGGTGGAGCGCTTAGAAGTGAGAATGCCGGTATGAGTAGCGAAAGACGGGTGAGAATCCCGTCCACCGTATGACTAAGGTTTCCTGAGGAAGGCTCGTCCGCTCAGGGTTAGTCGGGACCTAAGCCGAGGCCGATAGGCGTAGGCGATGGACAACAGGTTGATATTCCTGTACCACCTCCTCACCGTTTGAGAAATGGGGGGACGCAGTAGGATAGGGTAAGCGCGCCGTTGGTTGTGCGCGTCCAAGCAGTAAGGCGTGTGTGTAGGCAAATCCGCACACTGTAACGTTGAGCTGTGATGGCGAGTCCGTATGGACGAAGTTCCTGATTTCACACTGCCAAGAAAAGCCTCTATCGAGGTGAGAGGTGCCCGTACCGCAAACCGACACAGGTAGTCGAGGAGAGAATCCTAAGGTGTGCGAGAGAACTCTCGTTAAGGAACTCGGCAAAATGACCCCGTAACTTCGGGAGAAGGGGTGCTCTTGAGCGTGCAAGCGCATGAGAGCCGCAGTGAATAGGCCCAGGCGACTGTTTAGCAAAAACACAGGTCTCTGCAAAACCGTAAGGTGACGTATAGGGGCTGACGCCTGCCCGGTGCTGGAAGGTTAAGAGGAGTGGTTAGCGCAAGCGAAGCTGCGAATTGAAGCCCCAGTAAACGGCGGCCGTAACTATAACGGTCCTAAGGTAGCGAAATTCCTTGTCGGGTAAGTTCCGACCCGCACGAAAGGCGTAACGATCTGGGCACTGTCTCAACGAGAGACTCGGTGAAATTATAGTACCTGTGAAGATGCAGGTTACCCGCGACAGGACGGAAAGACCCCGTGGAGCTTTACTGTAGCCTGATATTGAATTTTGGTACAACTTGTACAGGATAGGTAGGAGCCAGAGATCTCGGAGCGCCAGCTTCGAAGGAGGCGTCGGTGGGATACTACCCTGGTTGTATTGAAATTCTAACCCATGCCCCTTAGCGGGGTAGGAGACAGTGTCAGGCGGACAGTTTGACTGGGGCGGTCGCCTCCTAAAAGGTAACGGAGGCGCCCAAAGGTTCCCTCAGAATGGTTGGAAATCATTCGTAGAGTGTAAAGGCACAAGGGAGCTTGACTGCGAGACCTACAAGTCGAGCAGGGTCGAAAGACGGGCTTAGTGATCCGGTGGTTCCGCATGGAAGGGCCATCGCTCAACGGATAAAAGCTACCCCGGGGATAACAGGCTTATCTCCCCCAAGAGTCCACATCGACGGGGAGGTTTGGCACCTCGATGTCGGCTCATCGCATCCTGGGGCTGTAGTCGGTCCCAAGGGTTGGGCTGTTCGCCCATTAAAGCGGTACGCGAGCTGGGTTCAGAACGTCGTGAGACAGTTCGGTCCCTATCCGTCGTGGGCGTAGGAAATTTGAGAGGAGCTGTCCTTAGTACGAGAGGACCGGGATGGACACACCGCTGGTGTACCAGTTGTCTTGCCAAAGGCATCGCTGGGTAGCTATGTGTGGACGGGATAAGTGCTGAAAGCATCTAAGCATGAAGCCCCCCTCAAGATGAGATTTCCCATTACGCAAGTAAGTAAGATCCCTCAAAGACGATGAGGTAGATAGGTTCGAGGTGGAAGTGTGGTGACACATGGAGCTGACGAATACTAATCGATCGAGGACTTAACCACAATGTTTGAAACATTCAATGCACCGTTTATCCAGTTTTGAAAGAACAATTATTCTTTCATCAAGGGTTTCAAGATACGAGTAGTTCGAGGAAGAGATGGAGAGAGGAAAGGAGCGTACTCAAGTACGTGACTGACTGAACGACAGAAGCTGACGAAGAAATGCGACGTATATTGAAAGCCAAAGAGAGCTTCAAGACACAAGTAGTACAAGGAAGCAAACGAGTGAATGAGGGAGCGTACCTCCGTACGTGACCGATTGAGCGAGAGAAGCTGACGTAGTAATACGCCGTGTATTGGAGGTCGAAAATAGTCTAGTGATGATGGCAAAGAGGTCACACCCGTTCCCATACCGAACACGGAAGTTAAGCTCTTTAGCGCCGATGGTAGTTGGGGGCTTCCCCCTGTGAGAGTAGGACGTCGCTAGGCAAAGACAGTCAGCTGTGTGCTGGCTGTTTTTTTTTTATAAAAAACTTTAATAAGTTAAAACTTCCGGCAGATGTCACGGAATCGGAAAAGCGTTCTTTGTGCAAGCGCCAATCCAGACGTAATTATGCCGAGGTATAATTGATTAATAATTCCACAAAACTTGTCTAAAAATAAGATAGTCTTCAACTAATATGTATATAATAAATGATGAAGAACATTAAAAAGGCTATATTTTTATCAGTGTAAAAAAAGGGAGAAAAGGCTATTAGATTTGCTACCTTTAAAAATCTGAATTGTCTTTCTTTTATAAGTTTCTTGACAGTAGCTTAGCACGTTGTTAATCTTACAATTAATATTCTTTTAACTATAGGAGGACGTTACGAAAATGTGGGAAACTAAATTTGCCAAAGAAGGTTTAACTTTTGATGATGTATTATTAGTACCAGCGCATTCAGAAGTATTACCGAAAGATGTTGATTTATCAGTTCAACTAACACCAAAGATTAAATTAAATATTCCAATGATCAGCGCAGGCATGGATACAGTTACAGAATCTAAAATGGCAATTGCTATGGCACGTCAAGGTGGTATCGGTATTATCCATAAGAACATGTCGCTCGATGAGCAAGCTGAGCAAGTAGAAAAAGTAAAACGTTCTGAAAATGGTGTTATTACAAACCCATTCTTCTTAACTCCGACTCACCAAGTTTTCGATGCTGAGCATTTAATGGGTAAATACCGAATTTCTGGTGTACCAATCGTTGATAGTATGGAAAACCAAAAGCTAGTTGGGATCATTACAAACCGCGACTTACGTTTTATTTCTGACTATTCTTTAAAAATTGAAGATGTTATGACAAAAGAAGATTTGATTACAGCTCCTGTTGGAACGACTCTAGAGGATGCTGAAAAGATTCTTCAACAATATAAAATCGAAAAGCTACCAATTGTAGATGAAGAAGGTAAATTAACTGGATTAATTACGATTAAGGATATTGAGAAGGTAATTGAGTTCCCTAACGCTGCAAAAGACATACATGGTCGTTTATTAGTAGGGGCAGCAGTTGGTGTTTCAAAAGATACGATGATACGTATTGAAAAGCTTGTTGAAGCACAAGTAGACATCGTAGTAATCGATACAGCTCACGGTCATTCTGAGGGTGTACTACAAACGATTCGCTCAATCCGTGAATCTTATCCAGAGCTTGAAATTATCGCTGGTAACGTGGCAACAGCTGAAGGTGCACGTTCATTATTTGAAGCTGGAGCAGATGTAGTGAAAGTTGGTATTGGACCAGGATCTATTTGTACTACTCGTGTCGTAGCTGGTGTAGGTGTACCACAAATTACAGCTGTTTACGATTGTGCAACAGTAGCACGTGAGCTTGGTAAAGCAATTATCGCTGATGGAGGCATTAAATACTCTGGAGATATTGTTAAAGCTCTAGCGGCAGGTGGTAATGTTGTAATGCTTGGTTCACTACTTGCAGGTACTTCTGAATCTCCTGGTGATACTGAAATCTTCCAAGGTCGTCGCTTCAAGGTTTACCGTGGCATGGGTTCAATTGGAGCTATGGAAAAAGGTTCAAAGGATCGTTATTTCCAAGAGGATGCGAAAAAATTAGTACCTGAGGGTATTGAAGGTCGTCTTCCTTACAAGGGACCTCTAGCGGATACTATTTATCAACTAATCGGTGGTATTCGTGCAGGTATGGGCTATTGTGGTTCAGCTAACCTTGAGTTCTTACGTGAAAATGCTCAGTTTGTTCGAATGACAGGTGCAGGCCTACGTGAATCACATCCACATGATGTACAAATCACTAAAGAATCACCAAACTATTCGATGTAATATATTACTAGCAACTTTTATGCTCTCGAATCGTCTACAAAGATGGCGCGAGAGCATTTTTTTTATGATAGAGAGTGCGCACGGACGGTACTTTCTATGATAAAATGTCGAGGACAAGATTATTTTTTGGAGGGCTTTAAAGGTGAAAAAGACAATGAACACAGTTATTCGCTTGCTCCTAATTCCTGTTTTGTTATTTAGTGTTTTGGCAGGTGTTCCTGCAAAGGCAAATGCAGAAACAGATTTAGGATTAAATGTGGATGCTGCGATTTTAATTGACGCAGATTCAGGTAAAATTTTATATGAGCAAAATGCAGATACTTCACTAGGTATTGCGAGTATGACAAAGATGATGACTGAATACTTGTTATTGGACGCAATTAATGCAGGTACAGTTAAGTGGGATCAGGAATATCATGTAACTGATTATACGTATAAAATTTCTCAAAACCGTGCGTTAAGTAATGTACCATTACGTAGAGATGGAACTTACACAATTCGTGAATTGTATGAGGCGATGGCTATTTACTCTGCAAATGCTGCTACAGTGGCTATTGCGGAAACAATTGCAGGTACTGAAACTGAGTTTATAAAATTAATGAATAAAAAAGCGGAAGAGCTTGGTCTTAAAGACTATAAATTCGTAAACTCTACTGGACTTAACAATGCAGATTTATTTGGTATGCATCCAGCTGGTACTGGACCAAAAGATGAAAACGTAATGCCTGCTAAATCTGTAGCAAAATTAGCATATCATTTACTAAAAGATCATCCAGAGGTATTAGAAACGTCTAAAATTGCAGAAAAGACGTTCCGTAAAGGTACAGAAGATCGAATTGAAATGAGAAACTGGAACGATATGTTACCTGGATTAGCAAACCATTATGAGGGCGTTGACGGGTTAAAAACAGGTACAACAGACTTTGCTGGACATTGCTTTACAGGTACTGCAACGCGAAATGGTACACGTTTAATTTCTGTTGTTATGAAGGCTGTAGATGAAAAGGGAGAAGGCACAAGAAAAGCTCGCTTCGATGAAACAGCTAAATTATTTAACTATGGCTTCTCACAATTCTCGAAACAAGAAATTATTCCAGCGAACTATAAGTTTAAAGATCAAGAAACA
Proteins encoded in this region:
- the guaB gene encoding IMP dehydrogenase encodes the protein MWETKFAKEGLTFDDVLLVPAHSEVLPKDVDLSVQLTPKIKLNIPMISAGMDTVTESKMAIAMARQGGIGIIHKNMSLDEQAEQVEKVKRSENGVITNPFFLTPTHQVFDAEHLMGKYRISGVPIVDSMENQKLVGIITNRDLRFISDYSLKIEDVMTKEDLITAPVGTTLEDAEKILQQYKIEKLPIVDEEGKLTGLITIKDIEKVIEFPNAAKDIHGRLLVGAAVGVSKDTMIRIEKLVEAQVDIVVIDTAHGHSEGVLQTIRSIRESYPELEIIAGNVATAEGARSLFEAGADVVKVGIGPGSICTTRVVAGVGVPQITAVYDCATVARELGKAIIADGGIKYSGDIVKALAAGGNVVMLGSLLAGTSESPGDTEIFQGRRFKVYRGMGSIGAMEKGSKDRYFQEDAKKLVPEGIEGRLPYKGPLADTIYQLIGGIRAGMGYCGSANLEFLRENAQFVRMTGAGLRESHPHDVQITKESPNYSM
- a CDS encoding D-alanyl-D-alanine carboxypeptidase family protein; protein product: MKKTMNTVIRLLLIPVLLFSVLAGVPAKANAETDLGLNVDAAILIDADSGKILYEQNADTSLGIASMTKMMTEYLLLDAINAGTVKWDQEYHVTDYTYKISQNRALSNVPLRRDGTYTIRELYEAMAIYSANAATVAIAETIAGTETEFIKLMNKKAEELGLKDYKFVNSTGLNNADLFGMHPAGTGPKDENVMPAKSVAKLAYHLLKDHPEVLETSKIAEKTFRKGTEDRIEMRNWNDMLPGLANHYEGVDGLKTGTTDFAGHCFTGTATRNGTRLISVVMKAVDEKGEGTRKARFDETAKLFNYGFSQFSKQEIIPANYKFKDQETVKVTKGKEKNVAIAVKEPVSFMVKSSEKDLYKPKLVLDKKSLEAEVKKDTVVGKVVIERSEGTDYGFIDGKDLSADVVTTEAVERANGFSLFFQGIGSFFGNLWDGITDFVGGLF